A window of the Hevea brasiliensis isolate MT/VB/25A 57/8 chromosome 6, ASM3005281v1, whole genome shotgun sequence genome harbors these coding sequences:
- the LOC110659746 gene encoding EPIDERMAL PATTERNING FACTOR-like protein 8 — protein sequence MAASRTYADGLKLAVIVALIFCLAFLPPKSAQGLVLSSNSENLQQQRKNKVLGSKPPGCVNKCFSCRPCMATLVVPSHQKKGLTFKALSRGDDHDDDGYYLLSWKCKCGDKLFQP from the exons ATGGCTGCTTCAAGAACCTATGCAGATGGGCTGAAACTTGCAGTAATTGTTGCTCTCATCTTTTGTCTCGCGTTTCTACCACCAAAATCAG CTCAAGGCTTGGTACTTTCAAGCAACAGTGAGAATTTGCAGCAGCAAAGGAAGAATAAGGTGTTGGGTTCAAAGCCTCCAGGTTGTGTAAACAAATGCTTCAGTTGCAGGCCTTGCATGGCTACTTTGGTAGTTCCTTCTCACCAAAAGAAGGGTCTTACTTTTAAAGCATTATCCCGTGGAGATGATCATGATGATGATGGTTATTATCTTCTCTCATGGAAATGCAAATGTGGAGATAAGCTTTTTCAACCATGA
- the LOC110659010 gene encoding uncharacterized protein LOC110659010 translates to MSVLSPATTSSSAPPPPQAFPKFDAKNFQSLPSLPLPINPHLSFVLRSNPNARLCCLHAALSPQPPPESDPPPEKDLVRPKGIFASFSRLQDRVQIFLAVLFWMSLFFWSSAWDGRNNGRGRPNKGSLFRR, encoded by the exons ATGTCAGTTCTCTCTCCGGCAACCACATCAAGCTCAGCGCCCCCACCGCCACAAGCATTTCCAAAGTTCGATGCCAAAAATTTTCAGtctctcccttctcttcctctCCCCATTAATCCCCACCTCTCGTTCGTTCTTCGCTCCAATCCCAATGCACGCCTCTGCTGTCTCCACGCTGCGTTATCCCCCCAGCCGCCTCCAGAGTCCGACCCGCCTCCCGAAAAGGACCTTGTTCGGCCCAAAG GCATTTTTGCAAGTTTCTCTAGGCTTCAGGACCGTGTTCAGATCTTCTTAGCTGTTCTTTTCTGGATGTCTCTCTTCTTCTGGTCTTCTGCATGGGATGGAAGGAACAATGGCAGAGGTAGACCAAACAAAGGATCTCTATTTAGAAGATGA